Within the uncultured Bacteroides sp. genome, the region AGCTATGAATGTATATAGTTAGTGCTGTTTATTATCCTTTTTTTATAAATTAACAATAAAAGGTGATCTGTATTTCATTACAGTTAAAATAGGACAAATTCTCTTATTCCTGCAGTTTTTGTGTAAAATCAATATTTCCACATAAAGAATCAATATATCACACTTCTATTTTATTTTAAAACATACATTTGCATTCGACGAAAGTCTTGATAAACCTTTATTACTTTAAAATTAACAACTATAAAATTTAATTCTATGAATCGAAAAGCACTTGCCAAAAAGGTCTTTGCAACTCTATTCCTGAGTATGCTTTGCCTGGTTTCTTTTGCACAAGGTCATCTGGTCACGGGAGCAGTTACAGATGCTAACGGAGAGCCAATGATTGGAGTTAATGTTTCTGCTGTAGGTACTACAAACGGAACCATTACTGATATGAATGGACACTATTCGCTTTCAGTACCAGCAAATAGCAAACTTCAGTTCTCTTTCATTGGCTACTTAACAAAAATTATAGCCATTAACAATCAGTCAAAAATTGATGCTAAATTAGTTGAAGACTCAAAGACTCTTGACGAGGTAGTAGTAATTGGCTATGGAACTGTAAAAAAACGGGATTTAACCGGTTCTGTTGCATCAATTAACAATGAAGCACTTATTGCAAATCCTGTATCGAACGTTGCTCAGGCATTACAAGGACATCTGCCGGGTGTATCAGTTATGTCACAAGATGGCCGCCCCGGAGCTGATGTATCAATCCGTGTACGTGGCGGTGGATCTATTACTCAATCAAACGACCCTCTTTTCATTGTTGACGGATTTCCTGTAGGTTCTATCTCTGACATTCCAGCTGATCAGATTGAATCTATCGATGTATTAAAGGATGCGTCTTCTACAGCAATTTACGGTGCACGTGGTGCAAATGGTGTAATCCTTGTAACAACTAAAGGTGCCAAATCTGAAAAATTATCAGTATCTTACAACTCCTATATGCAGGTTAAAAATGCAGCTAAAACATTAGATGTACTTGGTGCACAGGATTATATTTATAATACATGGAGTTATGCTACAGCTTTAGGCAGCAGTTACAGTGATGCAGTTGCTTCATGTTTTGGCTTGGGATCTGCAAACGGAAACCACTATTCAGACTATGCAAAAATAAGTAGCCATGATTACACGAATGATTTACTTCGTTCTGTCATTTCACAAAGCCACAATCTGAGCATTTCCGGCGGAAATGACAAAACCAGAATTGCATTCGCAACCAACTATCTGGATGATGCCGGTATTAAAATTAAATCCGGTTATAATCGTTTCAATACATCTCTGAAGGTTCAGCAACAGCTTCTGCCCAACCTGCGCCTGGATTTTGATGTCAGATACACAGAGAGCAAGACAGACGGGAAAGAAGATAGCGCAACAAACGGAAAAGGATCTTTGCTTTCCAATGCATATTCTTTCCGTCCGATTGATACTCCTCTTGGAACTGGTGTTTTCTCGGGATTTGGTAATGGTGACTCTAACGTAGACCAGGCTTACAATGTATTAGATTTAGTAAATGACGTTACTCAGATAAGCAGAAACCAGAATCTTCGCGGAATAACCTCTTTATCATGGGATATTATAAAAGGGCTTACTGCTCGTACCGAGTTGAATCTGAGCCGCGGCAACAGCGAAAGTAAATATTATGAAAATGGTTTGACTAACGGTTATAAATATGCTAAGTTAAATAAAGGTGACAGTTGGGGCGTTCGTTCTGCCACAACGTTGAATTATCAGGTACAAGGATTGGGAGAGACTCATAATCTTTCATTCCTGTTAGGTAATGAAGTTTTAGCATCAAAATCAAATTCCTCCCAAATGATTGGTGCAGGTTATTCCAGCAGTTTTGATTTCAACCGGGCTTTTGGAATGATTAACATGACAAATCCTGCTCTAGGAAAAGACCAGTTTTCAAACACTATTGGAACTCCAAGCAATACATTATCATTCTTTGGCCGTGCCAACTACTCTTTCAAAGGTCGTTATCTTTTTACCGGAACCTTCCGTGCTGATGGCTCTTCTAAGTTTGCACCCAATAATCATTGGGCATATTTCCCTGCGGGGGCATTCGCATGGCGTATTTCTGACGAACCATTCCTCAGCGATTCAAAAAACTGGTTAGACAATCTAAAGCTTCGTTTATCATATGGTACTTCAGGTGCTGATAATATTGATGCAAGTTTATGGAAAGAAACATGGACTACTTCAAATGTAACAATCAACGGTGTATCGACCACAATTTATAAACCAGCAGGTATGCTTTCTAATCCTGATCTGAAATGGGAAACTACTGTATCCAGAAATATCGGCCTTGATTTTGGATTCTGGAATAACCGCCTTTATGGTTCTGTTGATGCATACTGGAATAACACAAAGGATCTGTTAATGCAAGTTCCTATTGATGAAACAACCGGTTACTCGTATCAGATTCAAAATATTGGCAAGACTTCAAACAAAGGAATCGAAATTTCACTCGGAGCAGATATTATCCGTCAGAAAGATTTTACTTTAAATGTTACAGCCAACTATAACTATAACAAGAACAACATTGATGAATTAGCAGACAATGTAACTGCACAATATGGAACTCAATGGGCATCAACGGCAACGCAGCCTAACTATGATTACCTTTTCAGGGTAGGCTCTCAGGTTGGTTTGATCCGTGGTTTCAAATGCGACGGTTACTACACTACCAATGATTTCAATTATGACAGCTCAACCGGAACATATACATTGAAAAGCGGGGTTGCCGATCTTTCAAGCAAAATTACCGGAAATTATCCTAGTCCTTTTAAAAAGCCAACCGGACAAAATGCATTTCCTGGTGCTGTAAAACTACGAGACACTAATGATGATAAGATTGTTGATGATAAAGACGTTACAGATCTTGGAGAAGTAACTCCAAAACACACAGGAGGTTTTAATCTGAATATGAATTACAAACACTTTGATCTCAGTGCCGGATTTGCATGGGCTATTGGTGGCAAAATTTACAATGCAAATGCTATGGTCAACATGTATGGTAACAAAGATGTTTCTTTAGGAGCCAACCGTCTGGATTTTGTTAAAGATTGCTATAAAGTATATGATATTAATACATCGGGCAATTTAGAAGCAGTAACAGACCCAACAGCTCTTGACGCGCTAAATACAAATGCCAAATATGGCCTGCCATATTATGAAAATGGTATTGTTCTGTCAACTTTTGTTGAAGATGCATCATACCTACGTATGAATACATTAACTTTAGGGTATACGCTTCCTAAACAACTTATAAAGAAACTTAGTATCCAGCGTTTGCGTTTCTATGCAACAGCAGGTAACTTATTTACTATTACAGGTTATTCTGGTTTAGATCCTGAAGTTAACACCTTCTCAAACAAATCAACCACTGCAAATGCAGGAAAGTATCCAACACTCGGATTAGACTGGGGTACTTATCCGCGCGCCAGAACATTTACTTTTGGTCTAAACCTGGAATTCTAATTTGTTGAAAACTAAAAAAACTAAGAAAAATGAAAAAGATAATATATACAGTATTTGGTATTGGTATGCTTTTCTTTACTACATCATGTAGTGATTTCCTTAATACCAAATCCCCATCAGACGTAGATGTTAATTTTGTATTTTCAGATCCATCTACTGCACGAGCAGCATTAAAAAGCGCTTATGAATCCTGGAGAGGTAAAGCTTATGTTCACTCAAATGGATTATATTATGATCTGTGTGCTGTAGGTTCTGATTCTGAACGTCATCCGGAAGCATATTCAGCACAAACCCGTCATATCGCAGAGAACTTATATGCCGGAGGAACATCTAGCTTCAGCATTGATTTCAGCGATTCAAGCACAGCATGGACATATCTCTATTCAATTATCGCAACGACCAATACGTTGATTAATGCATTTGAAGCTTCTTCTTCTTTCAACACTTATATGAGTGCCGCAGCCCCAAGTGAAATGTCTGAGCTTTACGGTGAGGCTGTAGCCTTGCGTGCCACTGCTTATTTTGAACTATGCCGTTTCTTTGGAGATGTTCCTCATCAGTTGGTAGCTGGTGTACAGGCCGAAGGACTTACTTCCCGCGATGAGATCTATGAATACCATATCAATAAACTTATTAAGGTAGAACCATTGATGTATCGTGTTGGAGAAGACGCCAATGCTGTAGTTACTAACATGACTCGTAATTACGTTCAAGGGTTAATAGGCCGTATGTGTCTTTATGCCGGAGGTTATGCAACTCGTCGTACAGATCTAGGCGCTAATTTCTATAAAAATCTTAAAGGGGAAATACTGACATTTACTCAGATTGGAACCGAAAATAACGGAGCTGTATATAATCGACGCAGTGATTATAAGACATTCTACGAAACAGCCAAAACATACCTTGCCGCTTGCGTAGCTAACCCTGGGACAGTAAGACTTATTACTAATGATACCCGATCAGCCAGCAAAGCAGGACAATCTTTCGGCAATCCCTATCAGTTAGTTTTCCAGCAAATGATGAATGGAGACGCTGAAGTATCTCAGGAATCTGTTTATGAAATTCCGGAAACATACGGACTACAGACTGAACGTCCTTATGCTTTTGGTCGTCCATCAAATGGTGGAGGTAAAAATGCATATCCTTGCAAAGACTATGGTCAGTCTCGTTTCCACCCAACTTATTATTACGGAGATTTTGATCCTAACGACATGCGTCGCGATGTTACAGCTACAGTTACAGCCAGTTCAGGAAGCGGTGCCGAGGTTATGATTGATTTCAAGCC harbors:
- a CDS encoding RagB/SusD family nutrient uptake outer membrane protein; amino-acid sequence: MKKIIYTVFGIGMLFFTTSCSDFLNTKSPSDVDVNFVFSDPSTARAALKSAYESWRGKAYVHSNGLYYDLCAVGSDSERHPEAYSAQTRHIAENLYAGGTSSFSIDFSDSSTAWTYLYSIIATTNTLINAFEASSSFNTYMSAAAPSEMSELYGEAVALRATAYFELCRFFGDVPHQLVAGVQAEGLTSRDEIYEYHINKLIKVEPLMYRVGEDANAVVTNMTRNYVQGLIGRMCLYAGGYATRRTDLGANFYKNLKGEILTFTQIGTENNGAVYNRRSDYKTFYETAKTYLAACVANPGTVRLITNDTRSASKAGQSFGNPYQLVFQQMMNGDAEVSQESVYEIPETYGLQTERPYAFGRPSNGGGKNAYPCKDYGQSRFHPTYYYGDFDPNDMRRDVTATVTASSGSGAEVMIDFKPGSKSSGGIVNNKWDENRMASPYTALSRCSGINTPYMRFSDVVLMLAEVEAELGEDSKAKEELRKVHERAFKTPALANLDGFITNCGGIKEAIAQERKLEFGGEGLRRYDLIRTGKLPEAIAKLKSDLNAMIDGLQTKGYYTFKNGNTISSYIWVKSVDAKSSNGYRLTTQCPDENNPVLFPGWRGQNDSWETFGCVYKATTTNVAIKGLFKYIDPNGTEAAALVADGYKKTDWGKTILDNKAEYSTTVFCGYTDGTAPIYLVPMNSNTISSSNGKITNGYGFAQK
- a CDS encoding TonB-dependent receptor; the protein is MNRKALAKKVFATLFLSMLCLVSFAQGHLVTGAVTDANGEPMIGVNVSAVGTTNGTITDMNGHYSLSVPANSKLQFSFIGYLTKIIAINNQSKIDAKLVEDSKTLDEVVVIGYGTVKKRDLTGSVASINNEALIANPVSNVAQALQGHLPGVSVMSQDGRPGADVSIRVRGGGSITQSNDPLFIVDGFPVGSISDIPADQIESIDVLKDASSTAIYGARGANGVILVTTKGAKSEKLSVSYNSYMQVKNAAKTLDVLGAQDYIYNTWSYATALGSSYSDAVASCFGLGSANGNHYSDYAKISSHDYTNDLLRSVISQSHNLSISGGNDKTRIAFATNYLDDAGIKIKSGYNRFNTSLKVQQQLLPNLRLDFDVRYTESKTDGKEDSATNGKGSLLSNAYSFRPIDTPLGTGVFSGFGNGDSNVDQAYNVLDLVNDVTQISRNQNLRGITSLSWDIIKGLTARTELNLSRGNSESKYYENGLTNGYKYAKLNKGDSWGVRSATTLNYQVQGLGETHNLSFLLGNEVLASKSNSSQMIGAGYSSSFDFNRAFGMINMTNPALGKDQFSNTIGTPSNTLSFFGRANYSFKGRYLFTGTFRADGSSKFAPNNHWAYFPAGAFAWRISDEPFLSDSKNWLDNLKLRLSYGTSGADNIDASLWKETWTTSNVTINGVSTTIYKPAGMLSNPDLKWETTVSRNIGLDFGFWNNRLYGSVDAYWNNTKDLLMQVPIDETTGYSYQIQNIGKTSNKGIEISLGADIIRQKDFTLNVTANYNYNKNNIDELADNVTAQYGTQWASTATQPNYDYLFRVGSQVGLIRGFKCDGYYTTNDFNYDSSTGTYTLKSGVADLSSKITGNYPSPFKKPTGQNAFPGAVKLRDTNDDKIVDDKDVTDLGEVTPKHTGGFNLNMNYKHFDLSAGFAWAIGGKIYNANAMVNMYGNKDVSLGANRLDFVKDCYKVYDINTSGNLEAVTDPTALDALNTNAKYGLPYYENGIVLSTFVEDASYLRMNTLTLGYTLPKQLIKKLSIQRLRFYATAGNLFTITGYSGLDPEVNTFSNKSTTANAGKYPTLGLDWGTYPRARTFTFGLNLEF